AGCTTTTGCATTGATAAGTCCTGATTCGGAACGTACTTTTGCTACATATTTAGGTGCTTCAATAGAATTATGTGCAGAAGACTTAAAGGATGAATATTTTAAGGGATATGATATATTTTACATTGAGGGATATTTAGTACAAAATCATAATTTGATAAAAAAAGCCGTTGAATTAGCAAAAAAGAACGGACTAAAAGTTTCATTAGATTTAGCCAGTTTTAATATAGTTGAAGAGAACATAGAATTTTTAAAAAAACTAATCTTAGATTATGTTGATATTATTTTTGCAAATGAAGAAGAAGCAAAAGCATTTACAGGTAAAGAACCTGACAAAGCATTAGATATTATTTCTGAAATGTGTGAAATAGCAATTGTTAAAATAGGGAAAAAAGGTTCAATTATTAAAAAGGATAATAATATATATAAAATAGGTATTGTAGGAATAGATGCTTTAGATACAACAGGAGCAGGAGATTTATATGCTGCAGGTTTTATTTATGGTTTAATAAAAGGATTGGATATGGATAAATGCGGACAAGTAGGTTCGATATTATCAGGAAAAGTAATAGAAGTTGTTGGTGCAAAAATAGAAACTAAAAAATGGGTTGAAATACGGGAAATAATAAATAAATTGTAACTTGTATTCAATATATATAAAACCTACAAAACGTGAACTAAATGTATGATTTTATAAATTTTATTAAAAAAGCCCGTGTATTTGAGCATCAATTTTGTTAATAATATCTCTTAAATCTTCGGGGTTTTCAGGAAAATTTTTCTCGTCAACATTTTCAATAAGCAATTTTCCCAAATTGTAATTACTAATCCATGCTTCGTATCGTTCGTTTAATCTTTTTAAGTAATCAAGCCGTATTGTGTTTTCATATTTTCTGCCTCTATTTTGTATTTGTTCTACTAAAGTTGGAACAGATGCACGAAGATATATTAGCAAATCAGGTGGTTGAATAAAAGAAGACATTAGTTCAAATAAACTTATGTAGTTATCAAAATCACGTGTTGACATTAAGCCCATAGCATGTAAATTG
The genomic region above belongs to Bacteroidales bacterium and contains:
- a CDS encoding deoxynucleoside kinase translates to MHIAIAGNIGSGKTTLTRLLAKNYNWEPHYEDVDDNPYLNDFYSDMQRWSFNLQIYFLNSRFNQIVDIRKSEKTIIQDRTIYEDSRIFAPNLHAMGLMSTRDFDNYISLFELMSSFIQPPDLLIYLRASVPTLVEQIQNRGRKYENTIRLDYLKRLNERYEAWISNYNLGKLLIENVDEKNFPENPEDLRDIINKIDAQIHGLF
- a CDS encoding adenosine kinase; translation: MAKVLGMGNALIDIMTQIDDDSVLEKFGLPKGSMQLKDCDFIQMLEKNTSDFPKQLTSGGSAANTIHGLANMGIETGFMGKVGKDEYGEFFKTDIINQNISPNIFYGNASSGKAFALISPDSERTFATYLGASIELCAEDLKDEYFKGYDIFYIEGYLVQNHNLIKKAVELAKKNGLKVSLDLASFNIVEENIEFLKKLILDYVDIIFANEEEAKAFTGKEPDKALDIISEMCEIAIVKIGKKGSIIKKDNNIYKIGIVGIDALDTTGAGDLYAAGFIYGLIKGLDMDKCGQVGSILSGKVIEVVGAKIETKKWVEIREIINKL